Proteins found in one Sorghum bicolor cultivar BTx623 chromosome 1, Sorghum_bicolor_NCBIv3, whole genome shotgun sequence genomic segment:
- the LOC8062833 gene encoding protein trichome birefringence-like 12 isoform X1, translating to MPRLRLPLVLLLPIALTLLLFLLFPSSPRPRSPPPQPLPCGAALSDAADGRWVPTPSPAPPPLYSPSCPFHRNAWNCLRNGRPQLPALSWAPTRCGGAVVPRIDAAGFLAAARGRRIGLVGDSLSENLVVALLCALRSADDGARKWKRRGAWRGGYFPKEDVVVAYHRAVLLAKYTSLTWWLMMQRWHPVENSEEDRKDGIKGTYRVDVDIPANDWINVTKFYDVLIFNTGHWWDRYKFPKDTPLVFYKGGKPIEPPLDIHSGLKVVLKSIASYIEREVPRKTLKLWRTQSPRHFYGGEWDHNGSCVSDRLLEEHELNSWFDPRFGGVNKEARMVNLAIQEALAGSEIPFLNLTYMSEFRADAHPAIWLGKKDAVAVYGQDCMHWCLPGVPDTWVDILAAQILHHFKQGKG from the exons ATGCCGCGTCTCCGCCTCCCTCTGGTCCTCCTCCTCCCCATAGCCCTCACCCTCCTGCTCTTCCTCCTCTTCCCATCTTCCCCACGCCCGCGCTCGCCcccgccgcagccgctcccctgCGGCGCCGCGCTCTCCGATGCGGCCGACGGCCGGTGGGTGCCGACCCCgtcgcccgcgccgccgccactcTATTCTCCGTCCTGCCCCTTCCACCGCAATGCCTGGAACTGCCTCCGCAACGGCAGGCCCCAGCTCCCGgcgctctcctgggcgcccacccGCTGCGGTGGCGCCGTCGTACCGAGGATCGACGCCGCGGGGTTCCTGGCCGCGGCCAGGGGGCGACGGATTGGGCTCGTGGGTGACTCACTGTCTGAGAACCTCGTTGTCGCGCTCCTCTGCGCGCTCCGCTCGGCGGACGACGGCGCCCGCAAGTGGAAGCGGCGTGGCGCGTGGCGCGGAGGGTACTTCCCGAAGGAGGACGTCGTCGTTGCTTACCACCGCGCCGTCCTGCTCGCCAAGTACACGTCA CTTACTTGGTGGTTAATGATGCAAAGGTGGCATCCTGTGGAGAATTCAGAAGAAGATAGGAAGGATGGAATAAAAGGAACATACAGAGTGGATGTTGACATTCCTGCTAATGATTGGATAAATGTCACCAAGTTCTATGATGTGCTAATTTTCAACACCGGACACTG GTGGGATAGATATAAATTCCCAAAAGATACTCCCCTTGTTTTCTACAAAGGAGGAAAGCCAATTGAACCTCCACTTGACATACACAGCGGACTGAAAGTAGTCCTCAAAAGTATTGCTTCTTACATCGAAAGGGAGGTTCCTAGGAAAACACTGAAGCTGTGGCGGACGCAGTCACCTAGGCACTTCTATGGAGGTGAGTGGGATCACAATGGCAGCTGTGTATCTGATAGACTTCTTGAAGAGCATGAG CTCAATTCTTGGTTTGATCCCCGGTTTGGGGGAGTGAATAAAGAAGCGAGAATGGTGAATTTAGCAATTCAGGAAGCCCTAGCTGGCTCAGAAATCCCGTTCCTCAACCTCACTTACATGAGCGAGTTCCGTGCTGACGCCCATCCAGCTATCTGGCTCGGCAAGAAGGACGCGGTGGCTGTCTATGGACAGGACTGCATGCATTGGTGCCTGCCTGGCGTGCCGGACACATGGGTCGACATCTTGGCTGCACAGATCTTGCATCACTTCAAGCAAGGGAAAGGCTAA
- the LOC8062831 gene encoding red chlorophyll catabolite reductase, which translates to MATLPAPCIINSHQGRRCRRFSSPAATPHGHSTHLRRKVCAATASRREAAVARMPRLAHREVMLELAHQMEARLGPWLLPSEVPADVACFGDAAVPGAALGSVDVHRGAPGSSIDFMLEAWFHRALPTGGAIDITSLVVFLNGTTDAPHFLMELIQGGPSSLVVLLDLFPRRDLPVHPDYIDKYYGATSVDAHRINIEKIPQVRPYVSPSLLVRSLWSPTAVVVDIQCGEQGKEAALEEIVRGQLAHSAAELLHVWLNKCAGSVEEMEETEKEILVARDKMISTTSVKLNLSANLPKIFDKHVSDRVVAEIDKAFRGP; encoded by the exons ATGGCTACGCTTCCCGCGCCGTGCATCATCAACAGCCACCaaggccgccgctgccgccggttCTCGTCGCCGGCGGCAACCCCCCATGGCCATTCCACCCATCTCCGCCGCAAGGTGTGCGCGGCGACGGCGTCCAGGAGGGAGGCTGCGGTGGCCCGGATGCCGCGGCTGGCGCACAGGGAGGTGATGCTGGAACTAGCGCACCAGATGGAGGCTCGTCTCGGCCCGTGGCTGCTGCCCTCGGAGGTGCCCGCGGACGTGGCCTGCTTCGGGGATGCCGCCGTGCCGGGGGCCGCGCTCGGATCCGTCGACGTTCACCGGGGCGCGCCTGGCTCCTCG ATCGACTTCATGCTGGAGGCCTGGTTCCACCGTGCGCTCCCGACCGGAGGCGCCATCGACATCACCTCTCTCGTCGTGTTCCTCAACGGCACCACCGACGCGCCCCATTTCCTCATGGAGCTCATCCAGGGCGGCCCGTCCtccctcgtcgtcctcctcgaTCTCTTCCCGCGCAGAGACCTCCCGGTCCACCCGGACTACATCGACAAGTACTATGGCGCGACCAGCGTCGACGCTCATCGCATCAACATCGAGAAGATCCCTCAGGTCCGGCCGTATGTCTCGCCGTCGCTGCTGGTCCGGAGCCTGTGGTCACCGACGGCGGTCGTCGTCGACATCCAGTGCGGGGAGCAGGGTAAGGAGGCCGCGCTTGAGGAGATCGTGCGTGGCCAGCTTGCACACTCCGCCGCCGAGCTTCTTCATGTGTGGCTCAACAAGTGTGCGGGGAGTGTCGAGGAGATGGAAGAGACGGAGAAGGAGATCTTGGTGGCGAGGGACAAGATGATCTCAACCACATCGGTCAAGCTTAACCTGTCTGCCAACCTGCCCAAGATATTTGACAAGCATGTGTCCGATAGGGTAGTGGCTGAAATCGACAAGGCCTTTCGTGGGCCATAA
- the LOC8062833 gene encoding protein trichome birefringence-like 12 isoform X2 gives MPRLRLPLVLLLPIALTLLLFLLFPSSPRPRSPPPQPLPCGAALSDAADGRWVPTPSPAPPPLYSPSCPFHRNAWNCLRNGRPQLPALSWAPTRCGGAVVPRIDAAGFLAAARGRRIGLVGDSLSENLVVALLCALRSADDGARKWKRRGAWRGGYFPKEDVVVAYHRAVLLAKYTWHPVENSEEDRKDGIKGTYRVDVDIPANDWINVTKFYDVLIFNTGHWWDRYKFPKDTPLVFYKGGKPIEPPLDIHSGLKVVLKSIASYIEREVPRKTLKLWRTQSPRHFYGGEWDHNGSCVSDRLLEEHELNSWFDPRFGGVNKEARMVNLAIQEALAGSEIPFLNLTYMSEFRADAHPAIWLGKKDAVAVYGQDCMHWCLPGVPDTWVDILAAQILHHFKQGKG, from the exons ATGCCGCGTCTCCGCCTCCCTCTGGTCCTCCTCCTCCCCATAGCCCTCACCCTCCTGCTCTTCCTCCTCTTCCCATCTTCCCCACGCCCGCGCTCGCCcccgccgcagccgctcccctgCGGCGCCGCGCTCTCCGATGCGGCCGACGGCCGGTGGGTGCCGACCCCgtcgcccgcgccgccgccactcTATTCTCCGTCCTGCCCCTTCCACCGCAATGCCTGGAACTGCCTCCGCAACGGCAGGCCCCAGCTCCCGgcgctctcctgggcgcccacccGCTGCGGTGGCGCCGTCGTACCGAGGATCGACGCCGCGGGGTTCCTGGCCGCGGCCAGGGGGCGACGGATTGGGCTCGTGGGTGACTCACTGTCTGAGAACCTCGTTGTCGCGCTCCTCTGCGCGCTCCGCTCGGCGGACGACGGCGCCCGCAAGTGGAAGCGGCGTGGCGCGTGGCGCGGAGGGTACTTCCCGAAGGAGGACGTCGTCGTTGCTTACCACCGCGCCGTCCTGCTCGCCAAGTACAC GTGGCATCCTGTGGAGAATTCAGAAGAAGATAGGAAGGATGGAATAAAAGGAACATACAGAGTGGATGTTGACATTCCTGCTAATGATTGGATAAATGTCACCAAGTTCTATGATGTGCTAATTTTCAACACCGGACACTG GTGGGATAGATATAAATTCCCAAAAGATACTCCCCTTGTTTTCTACAAAGGAGGAAAGCCAATTGAACCTCCACTTGACATACACAGCGGACTGAAAGTAGTCCTCAAAAGTATTGCTTCTTACATCGAAAGGGAGGTTCCTAGGAAAACACTGAAGCTGTGGCGGACGCAGTCACCTAGGCACTTCTATGGAGGTGAGTGGGATCACAATGGCAGCTGTGTATCTGATAGACTTCTTGAAGAGCATGAG CTCAATTCTTGGTTTGATCCCCGGTTTGGGGGAGTGAATAAAGAAGCGAGAATGGTGAATTTAGCAATTCAGGAAGCCCTAGCTGGCTCAGAAATCCCGTTCCTCAACCTCACTTACATGAGCGAGTTCCGTGCTGACGCCCATCCAGCTATCTGGCTCGGCAAGAAGGACGCGGTGGCTGTCTATGGACAGGACTGCATGCATTGGTGCCTGCCTGGCGTGCCGGACACATGGGTCGACATCTTGGCTGCACAGATCTTGCATCACTTCAAGCAAGGGAAAGGCTAA
- the LOC8062832 gene encoding pentatricopeptide repeat-containing protein At2g01860, producing MPQVKAAPTLVSWLLPAAPAICPALVKLRARGFCSHVSFRSVSQISCSSELSGTDRGHGKEMEESEFSDEIYAENGAEEDDETEDLIWSKEEIDAISALFDRPMRQKPLKPPNPARQRALPLPLPHKTRLPVAPAPKQHVRLAARAGLSSRASVSDQVRKNPEFLLGISREIAVLPPEHDVSTVLDRWARFLRKGSLSLTIRELGHMGLPERALQTLCWAQRQKAVPLFPDDRVLASAIEVLARFDQLRVDSALEQCVPTASRAVLEAMASGFIRAGKVDRVRKLLELARINNRTLHPSIYVKLMLEATRTPEGYGLASALVDELGERPDLELRPQDCTAVMKVCIKLRRYAAVESLFSWFRESTGSPTVVMYTTVIHSRCRDGRHREALSLVWEMEQAGCLLDLPAYRVIVKLCVALQDPERALRYLSRMKEAGFIPTGDMYDSLIEGYLADGRLAKCRQLIKDAESAGVKLDRRLLSQLSGIGGRHP from the coding sequence ATGCCCCAAGTGAAGGCCGCCCCTACGCTGGTGAGCTGGCTGCTCCCGGCAGCGCCTGCCATTTGCCCCGCATTGGTGAAGCTCAGAGCCCGGGGATTCTGCAGCCATGTCTCTTTCCGCTCGGTGTCTCAGATTTCTTGCTCGTCAGAGTTATCTGGTACTGATAGAGGTCATGGCAAGGAGATGGAGGAGTCAGAATTCAGTGACGAGATATATGCCGAGAATGGCGCTGAAGAGGACGATGAGACAGAGGATTTaatttggagcaaagaagagatTGATGCTATTTCGGCGCTCTTCGACCGGCCGATGCGCCAGAAGCCCCTGAAGCCGCCAAACCCCGCGAGGCAGAGGGCGCTCCCATTGCCACTGCCGCACAAGACGAGGCTGCCCGTCGCTCCTGCGCCGAAGCAGCACGTCCGCCTCGCTGCAAGAGCGGGGCTCTCTTCTCGCGCTTCCGTCAGCGACCAGGTGCGCAAGAACCCGGAGTTCCTCCTCGGGATTTCCCGGGAGATCGCCGTGCTTCCTCCAGAGCACGATGTCTCCACGGTGCTCGACCGGTGGGCGAGGTTCCTCCGGAAAGGCTCCTTGTCACTTACCATTCGTGAGCTTGGGCACATGGGGCTCCCAGAGCGCGCGCTGCAGACATTGTGCTGGGCTCAGAGGCAGAAAGCTGTGCCATTGTTCCCTGACGACCGGGTTCTTGCTTCGGCCATCGAAGTTTTGGCACGCTTTGACCAGCTCAGAGTGGACTCTGCGCTGGAGCAATGTGTCCCCACGGCCAGCCGTGCCGTTCTTGAGGCCATGGCGAGCGGGTTCATCAGGGCAGGGAAAGTAGATCGTGTGCGCAAACTCCTGGAACTTGCAAGGATCAATAACAGGACGCTGCACCCCAGCATCTACGTGAAGTTGATGTTGGAAGCCACCCGGACACCTGAAGGCTATGGGCTTGCATCGGCATTGGTCGATGAGCTCGGCGAGAGACCGGACTTGGAGCTGCGTCCGCAGGACTGCACGGCTGTCATGAAGGTCTGCATAAAGCTCCGACGGTACGCAGCTGTCGAGAGCCTGTTCAGCTGGTTCAGGGAGTCCACTGGTAGCCCCACAGTGGTGATGTACACGACAGTGATCCACAGCCGCTGCCGTGACGGGAGGCACCGCGAGGCGCTGTCCCTGGTGTGGGAAATGGAGCAGGCAGGCTGCCTGCTTGATCTGCCGGCCTACCGAGTTATTGTCAAGTTGTGCGTGGCATTGCAGGATCCAGAAAGGGCTCTCCGCTATTTGTCAAGGATGAAGGAGGCTGGGTTCATTCCAACCGGCGACATGTACGACAGTCTGATCGAGGGCTATTTGGCAGATGGAAGGCTGGCCAAGTGCCGACAGCTGATCAAAGATGCCGAGTCGGCCGGCGTGAAGCTGGACAGGAGGCTGCTTTCGCAGTTGTCGGGAATCGGAGGCAGACATCCTTAG
- the LOC110431748 gene encoding expansin-B9-like, translating to MGSLANKIVAMAAVLAALVTGGSCAPKKFPPGPNITTNYNGQWLSARATWYGQPNGAGPDDNGGACGIKNVNLPPYNGFTACGNVPIFKDGKGCGSCYEVRCKEMPECSGNPITVFITDMNYEPIAPYHFDFSGKAFGSLAKPGLNDKLRHCGIMNVEFRRVRCKLGGKIMFHVEKGSNPNYLAVLVKNVADDGNIVLMELEDKASPGFKPMKQSWGAVWRFDTPKPVKGPFSIRLTSESGKKLVAPNVIPATWKPDTLYNSNIQF from the exons ATGGGATCCCTCGCCAACAAAATCGTGGCCATGGCGGCTGTCCTTGCGGCGCTCGTCACCGGCGGCTCGTGCGCGCCCAAGAAGTTCCCGCCTGGCCCCAACATCACAACCAACTACAACGGCCAGTGGCTCTCTGCCAGGGCCACCTGGTACGGCCAGCCCAACGGCGCCGGCCCTGACGACAACG GCGGTGCGTGCGGAATCAAGAACGTGAACCTGCCACCCTACAATGGCTTCACGGCCTGCGGTAACGTCCCCATCTTCAAGGATGGCAAGGGCTGCGGCTCATGCTACGAG GTGAGATGCAAGGAAATGCCAGAGTGTTCGGGCAACCCGATCACGGTGTTCATCACCGACATGAACTATGAGCCCATCGCACCCTACCACTTTGACTTCAGCGGCAAGGCCTTCGGCTCCCTAGCAAAGCCTGGGCTCAACGACAAGCTCCGCCACTGCGGCATCATGAACGTGGAGTTCAGGAG GGTGCGGTGCAAGCTTGGGGGCAAGATCATGTTCCACGTTGAGAAGGGGTCCAACCCCAACTACCTGGCCGTGCTGGTCAAGAACGTGGCGGACGACGGCAACATCGTGCTCATGGAACTCGAGGACAAGGCGTCGCCGGGGTTCAAGCCAATGAAGCAATCCTGGGGCGCCGTGTGGAGGTTTGACACACCCAAGCCGGTCAAGGGCCCCTTCTCCATCCGCCTCACCAGCGAGTCCGGCAAGAAGCTCGTCGCCCCGAACGTCATCCCGGCGACCTGGAAGCCCGACACCCTCTACAACTCCAACATCCAGTTCTAA
- the LOC8062833 gene encoding protein trichome birefringence-like 12 isoform X3 — protein MRPTAGGCRPRRPRRRHSILRPAPSTAMPGTASATAGPSSRRSPGRPPAAVAPSYRGSTPRGSWPRPGGDGLGSWVTHCLRTSLSRSSARSARRTTAPASGSGVARGAEGTSRRRTSSLLTTAPSCSPSTRQWHPVENSEEDRKDGIKGTYRVDVDIPANDWINVTKFYDVLIFNTGHWWDRYKFPKDTPLVFYKGGKPIEPPLDIHSGLKVVLKSIASYIEREVPRKTLKLWRTQSPRHFYGGEWDHNGSCVSDRLLEEHELNSWFDPRFGGVNKEARMVNLAIQEALAGSEIPFLNLTYMSEFRADAHPAIWLGKKDAVAVYGQDCMHWCLPGVPDTWVDILAAQILHHFKQGKG, from the exons ATGCGGCCGACGGCCGGTGGGTGCCGACCCCgtcgcccgcgccgccgccactcTATTCTCCGTCCTGCCCCTTCCACCGCAATGCCTGGAACTGCCTCCGCAACGGCAGGCCCCAGCTCCCGgcgctctcctgggcgcccacccGCTGCGGTGGCGCCGTCGTACCGAGGATCGACGCCGCGGGGTTCCTGGCCGCGGCCAGGGGGCGACGGATTGGGCTCGTGGGTGACTCACTGTCTGAGAACCTCGTTGTCGCGCTCCTCTGCGCGCTCCGCTCGGCGGACGACGGCGCCCGCAAGTGGAAGCGGCGTGGCGCGTGGCGCGGAGGGTACTTCCCGAAGGAGGACGTCGTCGTTGCTTACCACCGCGCCGTCCTGCTCGCCAAGTACACGTCA GTGGCATCCTGTGGAGAATTCAGAAGAAGATAGGAAGGATGGAATAAAAGGAACATACAGAGTGGATGTTGACATTCCTGCTAATGATTGGATAAATGTCACCAAGTTCTATGATGTGCTAATTTTCAACACCGGACACTG GTGGGATAGATATAAATTCCCAAAAGATACTCCCCTTGTTTTCTACAAAGGAGGAAAGCCAATTGAACCTCCACTTGACATACACAGCGGACTGAAAGTAGTCCTCAAAAGTATTGCTTCTTACATCGAAAGGGAGGTTCCTAGGAAAACACTGAAGCTGTGGCGGACGCAGTCACCTAGGCACTTCTATGGAGGTGAGTGGGATCACAATGGCAGCTGTGTATCTGATAGACTTCTTGAAGAGCATGAG CTCAATTCTTGGTTTGATCCCCGGTTTGGGGGAGTGAATAAAGAAGCGAGAATGGTGAATTTAGCAATTCAGGAAGCCCTAGCTGGCTCAGAAATCCCGTTCCTCAACCTCACTTACATGAGCGAGTTCCGTGCTGACGCCCATCCAGCTATCTGGCTCGGCAAGAAGGACGCGGTGGCTGTCTATGGACAGGACTGCATGCATTGGTGCCTGCCTGGCGTGCCGGACACATGGGTCGACATCTTGGCTGCACAGATCTTGCATCACTTCAAGCAAGGGAAAGGCTAA